The segment AAATAAAGGCTAAAATTTTCGAGTCAGCTGGCGAAATCCATGTTAATACGACATGAGTTACTAATACTGAAAGAATCATCACACCCGTTAAAATAAAGATTAATAATATCCTACGCAAAATAATCTTTGCCTTGTATTCCGTTACTTTGCTAATGACCGCAACGTTAATAGCTATCGTCACGCCGTAACCAATTGCTGTGGCGATGATCGCACCGTCAACAGACCACATTTTAATGAAAGGTGTATTTAAAATGGTTTTCGTAAACACTCCGACTAATAGGCTAAATACTACCCACTTTTGATAATCAATACCTTGTAAAATAGCAGCTGTTACAGTAAATAATGCAAATAATATTGCAAGTGGAGCATAATGACTTAAAATTTGCGCTCCCATTTCACTTTTTTCATAGAAGAAATGATATAAATCTTCTGATAAAGCTGAAATTCCTAATGCAGCGGGTACGGTGATGAATAATAACACTTGATACGTTTTATCCATTGCCGCTCGCACTTGAATAAGGTCCTTTTGTGCATAAAACTTCGCAACAGTCGGTATGATTGCCATCGAAAATCCTGTCGCCAACACAACTGGAATCATAACGATCTTCTGCGTTAATAAGTTTAACATCGTAAAATATTTATCTGTTAATTCGCCAGGGACACCACCAGCAATCATGGCGCGGTTAAATGTTAACAAATCCACTAGTTGGAATAATGAGCTTCCAAGACCGACGAATACGATTGGGATCGCATACTTAAAAACTTCCTTATACATCGTCGAATAAGGCAATTGATATTCTTTCGGTGCAACAACTTGAAGTGCCTTTATTTCAGGACGTAGCTTTTTCCAAAAATAAAATAACGCAGCAAGCCCTCCAACCGAACCGATAAACGCTGCAAATACCGAAACGTTAACTGCTGTAACAGGGTCGCCGCCAAGTACATTCATAACGATGAATACCCCGCCTAATAAAAAGACGATACGGGCAATTTGTTCAATCAATTGTGACACGGAAGTCGGTAAAAAATGACCATACCCTTGTAAATAACCGCGCATTAAACTCATAAATGGTACTAAAATTAACGCATAGCTCACCCATTGAATAACATCGGCTACTTGCTCAACAGTAAACACTTGTTCCTTACTATCAATGACAATATTGGCAATCGGGGTTGCTAACAAGTTCATCACAATAAACGCGATAACCCCTGTAATTATCATAAGTAGTCCACCGGTTTTAACTAAGCGACGTCCCGCATCATAATCACCTAATGCATTATATTTAGATACAAATTTCGACACCGCAATCGGCAAGCCTGAAATTGCAATCGATAGCATAATATTGTATGGGATATACGCATAATTATATAAACCAATATTTTCTTCTCCAACAATTGCGTAAAATGGAAAAATATAAACTAGTCCTAAAAGCTTGGATAAAAATAATCCAATCGTTAAAATCGCCGTTCCCTTCATTAATGAAGACATGCATAACCTTCCGTTCTATGTAAAATTCACTAAAGTTTATTTCTATTCATCCAATATTATATTACAAAAATCAATTATTATTCTTCATCTATATTTTCAGTCGCTCTTCCTAATCGACGGAATCTTAAATACGAAGTTCCCGTACCTTTCCTTTAACAAGTTTACAACTGAAAGCCCATTTACTCAAATAGTTTCTTTGTTTCATGTATAATAAGTCTTATAGATCATACTTGAACTACAAATTTTCTTATAGAGAAAGCGAGAAATATCCAATGATTGATGTAATAGTAATTGGTGGTGGCCCGTCTGGATTAATGGCCGCAATCGCTGCAGCTGAGCAGCATAAAAAAGTAATGCTTATTGAAAAAGGTTCCAAGCTCGGAAAAAAATTAGCGATTTCTGGCGGAGGTCGATGCAACGTCACAAACCGTTTATCGGCGGAGGAAATCGTCAAACATATCCCTGGTAATGGCCGTTTTTTATATAGTCCTTTTACCGTTTATAATAACGAAAATATTATCGAATTTTTTGAAGGTCTTGGCGTTCCATTGAAGGAAGAGGATCATGGTCGCA is part of the Solibacillus sp. FSL K6-1523 genome and harbors:
- a CDS encoding putative polysaccharide biosynthesis protein; the protein is MSSLMKGTAILTIGLFLSKLLGLVYIFPFYAIVGEENIGLYNYAYIPYNIMLSIAISGLPIAVSKFVSKYNALGDYDAGRRLVKTGGLLMIITGVIAFIVMNLLATPIANIVIDSKEQVFTVEQVADVIQWVSYALILVPFMSLMRGYLQGYGHFLPTSVSQLIEQIARIVFLLGGVFIVMNVLGGDPVTAVNVSVFAAFIGSVGGLAALFYFWKKLRPEIKALQVVAPKEYQLPYSTMYKEVFKYAIPIVFVGLGSSLFQLVDLLTFNRAMIAGGVPGELTDKYFTMLNLLTQKIVMIPVVLATGFSMAIIPTVAKFYAQKDLIQVRAAMDKTYQVLLFITVPAALGISALSEDLYHFFYEKSEMGAQILSHYAPLAILFALFTVTAAILQGIDYQKWVVFSLLVGVFTKTILNTPFIKMWSVDGAIIATAIGYGVTIAINVAVISKVTEYKAKIILRRILLIFILTGVMILSVLVTHVVLTWISPADSKILAFIYAVICAVVGGTIYGVISYKLGLAQALLGDKMTKIARKLKLIK